From bacterium, the proteins below share one genomic window:
- a CDS encoding phosphatase PAP2 family protein, with product MKKWFIVFLLLTAIAKSHSIELNKDYFKGYIRDTKSILAPKKSKLINASFVVGATVGLYACDSKIQDWSQENRNETSDKIASFAKPFGDGMYTLPPLACLYFYGHFFENEKLKETSLLSLESFVVSGMFTQIIKLLGHRHRPNTDDPYNTWDGPSFSSSNLSFSSGHSCSAFAIATVIASEYKGVISPLAYSIATLTAISRVNDNCHWASDAFFGSYIGYFTAKAIVSSHSEKDKTLTIFPTGFSLAYKF from the coding sequence ATGAAAAAGTGGTTCATTGTGTTTTTATTATTAACCGCAATCGCTAAATCCCATAGCATTGAATTAAATAAAGATTATTTTAAAGGGTATATACGAGATACAAAAAGCATACTTGCTCCAAAAAAATCAAAGTTGATAAATGCTTCATTCGTAGTTGGTGCAACGGTTGGGTTATATGCCTGCGATTCCAAGATACAAGATTGGTCGCAAGAAAATAGAAATGAGACAAGCGATAAAATTGCAAGTTTTGCTAAACCATTTGGTGATGGAATGTACACATTACCACCTTTGGCATGTCTTTATTTTTATGGTCATTTTTTTGAAAATGAAAAGCTAAAAGAGACCTCCTTGTTAAGTTTAGAGAGCTTTGTAGTTAGTGGTATGTTCACGCAAATAATAAAACTCCTTGGACACAGGCATAGGCCTAACACTGATGACCCTTATAACACATGGGATGGTCCGAGTTTTTCCTCTTCTAATTTATCTTTTTCTTCAGGACATTCCTGTTCTGCTTTTGCTATAGCAACGGTGATCGCATCAGAGTATAAAGGGGTTATTTCACCATTGGCATATAGCATTGCAACATTAACAGCCATATCAAGGGTGAATGATAATTGCCATTGGGCTAGTGATGCCTTTTTTGGCTCTTATATAGGCTATTTTACAGCCAAAGCAATTGTTAGTTCGCATAGCGAAAAAGATAAAACACTCACTATTTTTCCTACAGGGTTTTCGTTAGCATATAAATTTTAA